Part of the Acidobacteriota bacterium genome, GACGCCGCCGAACTGAAGACCCGCAGCGGCATTCGCTACGCGCACTATTACCTGTTCACGCAGGTGATGTTCCTGCTGCTGCTGGCGGCGATGGTGTTCATCCTGCCCGAACTCTCGGCCAACTTGGTGGAGCCGGACCAGGTCACCAGCATCACCGCCGCGGTCCTGTTCATCATCGGGCCGCTGACCACCGTGGTCGCCTCGGTGCCGGTGTTTCGCACTGCCACCCACGCGGTCCAGAACATGGCGAACCTCGAAGCGGCGCTCGACCGCGCCCAGCAACTGGCGAGGGATCCGGACAACGGCGAAGTCGTCACGCCGCCCGACTTCCACACCATCGAGGTACGCGGCGTGACGTTCAGCCACCGCGACAAGGCGGGCCGGCCGCTGTTCACACTCGGGCCGGTGAGTTGCACCATCACCAGGGGCGAGACCATCCTGACCGTCGGCGGCAACGGCAGCGGCAAGTCCACCTTCTTCAAGCTGCTGACCGGCTTGTACTATCCCGACACCGGCACGATCCTCATCGATGGGGTGGACGTCAAGACCATCGGCGATCGCCGGTATCGCGAACTGTTTTCCGCCGTCTTCACCGACTATCATCTATTCACACGGCTCTACGGCTTGAATCAGGTCGACGATCGCCGCGTGGACGAGCTGTTGCGGCTGATGCAGCTCGAAGGCAAGACCGCGTGGCGCGACGGCCGGTTCGTCAACCAGGAGTTGTCGACCGGGCAGAAGAAACGCCTGGCGCTGATCGTCAGCCTGCTCGAAGACAAGCCGATCTACGTGTTTGACGAATGGGCGGCGGATCAGGACCCGGCGTTCCGCAAGTTTTTCTACGACACCCTGCTGCCGGACTTGAAGGCCCAGGGCAAGACTGTGATTGCCGCGACCCATGATGACCGCTACTTCTACGCGGGCGACCGTGTGCTGAAAATGGAGATGGGGCAGTTTGTCGCTGGCGAGGGTTTGGAGAACGCATGACCATGGGACGATCGATGATGCGACAGGCGCGCGGCCGGCTGGCGGTGTGCCTGTGTCTCTCGCTGACGGTGATGGCCTGCCGCCAGCATGTCGAGCGAATCCCGTCCGGCCGCGGCTTCACGCCCGACCACACGATGTGGGTCGCTTCGCTCCCGCCGTCGTGCGGGTGCATCTCGCTGGAGAACAAAACCGGGAAGAAGGTCTACCTCGAATCGACGTTTTACGGCGTTGCCCGCGGCTTCATGCTGATCGAGGACCAGGCCGTCCACCGCGTGCTGTTCGATTGGGGGGGACCACTCAATTCCGACCGCTACGAGTTGGTGCCGTACGAGGCCGATGCGGCGGGGCGCCCGCAGCGTGACCGCCGGCTCGACGCGCAGGCGACGCTCGCCGAGTTCGCGCCGGTGGCCGCGACGGCGTGTAACGACAAGGACTGCGCGTTCGGCACGCTGGCGATGAATCGTATGCTGGCGGCCGAGGAAGAAGCGGAGCGCGACACGGCGCGGCGCGGCGTGAATTTCAGCAACGTCATCGAGGCCTCGGCACCACTCGGGCAATGCGGTTGCATGGTGCTTCGCAACTTCAGCACCAAGCGCGTGACCTTGAGGTCCACCCTGCACGGCGCCCAGACCGGTCAGATCACCATGGACCCGGGCTCGACCATCCCGGTTCCGTTCGATTGGTCCGGTAATCTCGACTCCGACGTCTACCTTGTCGAGGCGGTCGACGCGACCTCGCCGGACGAGGTCGCGCGGGCGCTCGCACCGAACATGCAAGCTCACAAGACGGCGATGACGATTCGCCTCAAGCAGTTTGTCGAGATCACCGGAACCTTTGTCGGCATGCAATGCACGGCGACCGAAAGCGAGTTCATCGTCGCGGGCCATATGCCGGTTGATGCCGCGCAGGTCAGCATCAAGTGCCCGTGGAGTCCGCCGGCCGGGGCCGGCCTCGGGATGCGCGTGGCGTTTGACGAGCGGACCAGGCGGTCGGCACCGACGCCGGCCGGCGAAACCGGAGCAGGACAGTGAAGGAGCAGACCATGAGCGACACCGCTGATCGGTCGTATCGAACGCGGGCCCGGCGTCTGCGCGTCAGGGTGCAGGCCTGGCTGACGCGGCACGCCTTCGGGTTATCCATCACCGGCTTGCTGGCGCTCTTCACGCTCGTGTTCTTCTGGAGCGCGATCGTCTATACGATTCACCCCGGTCAGGCCGGCGTGTACTGGAAGCGCTTTTCGGGGACGCAGATCAACGTGATCTATCGGGAAGGCACCCATTTCATTCCGCCCTGGAACAAGCTCTACATCTACGACCTGCGGGTCGCGAAAATCGACTACACGGTGGCGGTGCTGGCGACCGATGGCCTGGAGATTAGCGTCGACGTCACCATGCGCTACCGCCCGGAGGCCCGGAGCCTGCCGCAGCTGCACCAGAACATCGGCCCTGACTACGCTGAGCGGATCATCGTGCCCGAGGTGGTGTCGGTGGTGCGTGAAGTGATCGGGCGATATCGCCCGGAGCAACTCTACACACTCCGTTCCGAAGACATCGCCCGGCAGCTCGTCGCCCGCGCCACGGTCGAGGCTCGCGCACACTTCCTCCAGATCGACGACGTGATCATCCGGCGGATCACGCTGCCGGTATCGGTACAGGCGGCCATTCAGCAGAAGCTTCAGCAGGAACAGGAAGCGCTGGAGTATGACTACCGAATCGAGAAGGAGAAGCGAGAGGCGGAACGCAAGAAGATCGAAGCGATTGGCATCTCCGACTTCCAGAACGCCATCTCCAGCGGTATTACACCCGCCTACCTGCAATGGAAAGGCATCGAAGCGACCCTCGCCCTGGCCCAGTCGGCCAACGCCAAGGTCGTGATCGTCGGTGGCAAGGATGGCTTGCCGCTGATCCTGAACACGCCACAATAGTGAGATCGACCCAGGCATCATGAGCGACACCGACGACGACACCACCGTCTACCGCGTGGTCATCAATCACGAGGAGCAGTACTCGATCTGGCCCGACTGGAAGGACCTGCCGCTCGGCTGGACCGCGGTGGGACCGACGGGGTCCAAAGACGTGTGCCTCGAGTACATCAAGGACACCTGGACCGACATGCGGCCGTTGAGCCTCCGCCAATCCATGGACGGCCGGAACGACAAGTCGTGATCGGCGGCGGGATGCCGGGGGATGGCCCGCCCCCCGCTGCCATGGGCAAGTCCTCGCGCGACTGGATCTCCGTCCTCAATCCTCGTCCCAATGCCCGTCTTCGCCTCTACTGTCTGCCCTTCGCCGGCGGTGGCGCGGCGATGTTTCGCTCGTGGCCCGGGGAGTTACCCGCCGATATCGAAGTCTGCCCGATCCAGCTGCCCGGCCGGGAAGCACGGTTTCATGAGCCGCGATTCACGCGCATTCCGCAACTGGTGCGAACGCTCGCACCGGTGATGCTCCCGCATTTGCAGAAGCCGTTCGCGATCCTGGGACACAGCATGGGCGGGCTGATTGCGTTCGAGCTGCTCCGGGAGTTGCGCCGGCTCGGTGCCCCACCGCCGCAGCGCCTGCTCGTCTCGGGCCGCCAGGCGCCGCAGATCGTCAACACCGATCCACCGCTCCACGGACTCCCGGCCGGCCAGTTCTTCGACGA contains:
- a CDS encoding cyclic peptide export ABC transporter, with product MAPSTEFSLWSFLQARSEVPLHRVMAVASLSGLANATLIAVINSAAHEVAADGLNTQKFFLFLIAITIYVLTQRYILQVSTIEVEKIIAKIRISLSDRIRRADLHAMETLGRAQLYASLNNDTLTISRATAPMIIASQGALLVVFSLGYIWYLEPTAFALTLAIVAIGIALHFKNKKQLAYELAESSAKENELFDVVTHLLDGFKEVKLNSARNRDLYEHLRGIAVDAAELKTRSGIRYAHYYLFTQVMFLLLLAAMVFILPELSANLVEPDQVTSITAAVLFIIGPLTTVVASVPVFRTATHAVQNMANLEAALDRAQQLARDPDNGEVVTPPDFHTIEVRGVTFSHRDKAGRPLFTLGPVSCTITRGETILTVGGNGSGKSTFFKLLTGLYYPDTGTILIDGVDVKTIGDRRYRELFSAVFTDYHLFTRLYGLNQVDDRRVDELLRLMQLEGKTAWRDGRFVNQELSTGQKKRLALIVSLLEDKPIYVFDEWAADQDPAFRKFFYDTLLPDLKAQGKTVIAATHDDRYFYAGDRVLKMEMGQFVAGEGLENA
- a CDS encoding prohibitin family protein, coding for MSDTADRSYRTRARRLRVRVQAWLTRHAFGLSITGLLALFTLVFFWSAIVYTIHPGQAGVYWKRFSGTQINVIYREGTHFIPPWNKLYIYDLRVAKIDYTVAVLATDGLEISVDVTMRYRPEARSLPQLHQNIGPDYAERIIVPEVVSVVREVIGRYRPEQLYTLRSEDIARQLVARATVEARAHFLQIDDVIIRRITLPVSVQAAIQQKLQQEQEALEYDYRIEKEKREAERKKIEAIGISDFQNAISSGITPAYLQWKGIEATLALAQSANAKVVIVGGKDGLPLILNTPQ
- a CDS encoding MbtH family NRPS accessory protein, translated to MSDTDDDTTVYRVVINHEEQYSIWPDWKDLPLGWTAVGPTGSKDVCLEYIKDTWTDMRPLSLRQSMDGRNDKS
- a CDS encoding alpha/beta fold hydrolase encodes the protein MIGGGMPGDGPPPAAMGKSSRDWISVLNPRPNARLRLYCLPFAGGGAAMFRSWPGELPADIEVCPIQLPGREARFHEPRFTRIPQLVRTLAPVMLPHLQKPFAILGHSMGGLIAFELLRELRRLGAPPPQRLLVSGRQAPQIVNTDPPLHGLPAGQFFDELDRRYGGVPTEALNNPEIREVFVALLRADIEMVESYRYLADAPLDCPISVFGGRHDLVSESDLSAWQEHTRPPLTVTMFEGSHFFIQTARVELLRVIGQHLAAG